The proteins below are encoded in one region of Neochlamydia sp. AcF84:
- a CDS encoding transposase has product MEKKLNYRIRNWSDYNKALEQRGSITLWFSDETIKGWRENKSTGKKGRPRIYSADAILCVLMIRAAYHLPLRAVRGFVSSLITLLALGLPVPCYTRICRRAKELGQELTKLSRKRPT; this is encoded by the coding sequence ATGGAAAAAAAGCTTAACTACCGCATACGTAACTGGTCGGATTATAACAAAGCTTTAGAACAAAGAGGAAGCATAACTTTATGGTTTTCGGATGAAACTATTAAAGGATGGAGGGAAAATAAAAGCACGGGGAAGAAGGGCCGTCCAAGAATTTACTCTGCTGACGCTATCCTATGCGTGTTGATGATTAGGGCGGCTTATCATTTACCCCTCCGTGCTGTACGAGGGTTTGTGTCATCGCTGATTACTTTGCTGGCTTTGGGATTGCCTGTTCCTTGTTATACCCGCATTTGTAGGCGTGCTAAAGAGCTTGGGCAAGAGCTTACAAAGCTAAGCCGTAAGCGTCCGACAG